In Erigeron canadensis isolate Cc75 chromosome 1, C_canadensis_v1, whole genome shotgun sequence, a single window of DNA contains:
- the LOC122585297 gene encoding F-box/LRR-repeat protein 4-like isoform X2, with protein MKNSVKLYTSIYCDCPLGTEGVQRDVHQERGRNARQSAWLRLRFLAEKYETYCLSDAGLAAVADGFAKLEKLTLIWCSNATSAGLRFVAQKCGSLKSLDLQGCYVGDQGIGAVGECCKQLEALNLRYCEGLTDTGLVELAIGCGKTLKLLGVAACDKITDVSLEAVGSHCRFLETLSLDSEYIRNKGIIAVAKGCPLLKNLNLQCIMVTDEALSAVGSLCVLLESLALYSFQRFSDKSLCAIGNGCKKLKSLLLSDCYFLSDKGLEAVAAGCSELTRLEVNGCHNISTYGLESIGRSCMRLTELALLYCQKVGDQALSEVGKGCKYLQALHLVDCSVIGDDAISSIAIGCKNLKKLHIRRCYEVGSEGIIAVGNNCKYLTDLSIRFCDRVGDEALVAIGNGCPLLQHLNVSGCHQIGDIGITAIARGCPQLTYLDVSVLQNLQDMALAEVGEGCPLLKDIVISHCRDITDVGLAHLVKRCKYLESCHMVYCPGVTTAGVATVISTCTNIKKVLIEKSKVSERTRRRAGSIISYLCVDI; from the exons ATGAAAAACAGTGTAAAATTATATACCAGCATTTATTGTGATTGTCCTTTAGGGACAGAGGGAGTACAAAGAGATGTTCATCAA GAAAGAGGGCGCAATGCTAGACAATCTGCTTGGCTCAGGCTTCGCTTTTTGGCGGAGAAATATGAAACATATTGTCTATCGGATGCTGGTTTGGCTGCTGTGGCTGATGGATTTGCCAAACTTGAGAAATTGACCCTTATATGGTGCTCTAATGCAACGAGTGCTGGCCTCAGATTTGTAGCTCAGAAATGTGGATCTTTGAAATCTTTGGATTTGCAG GGTTGTTATGTTGGAGATCAAGGTATTGGTGCTGTTGGCGAGTGTTGCAAACAACTTGAAGCATTGAATTTGCGGTATTGCGAAGGTTTAACTGACACTGGTTTAGTTGAGTTAGCCATAGGATGTGGGAAGACCCTGAAGTTACTGGGTGTGGCGGCTTGTGATAAAATAACTGATGTTTCATTAGAAGCTGTAGGGTCTCATTGCAGATTTCTTGAGACTTTGTCACTGGACTCGGAGTACATACGCAACAAAGGGATAATTGCTGTTGCAAAAGGATGTCCCCTTCTCAAAAATCTGAATCTGCAATGCATTATGGTAACAGACGAGGCTTTAAGTGCTGTTGGAAGCCTTTGTGTGTTGTTGGAGTCGTTGGCACTTTATAGTTTTCAGAGATTTTCAGACAA GAGCCTTTGTGCCATTGggaatggatgtaaaaagttaaaGAGTCTGTTGCTGAGTGATTGCTATTTTCTGAGTGATAAGGGATTAGAGGCAGTGGCAGCTGGTTGTTCTGAACTTACACGTCTTGAAGTAAATGGATGCCATAATATTAGCACATATGGGCTGGAAAGCATCGGAAGGTCTTGCAT GCGTCTTACAGAGCTAGCATTACTATACTGTCAGAAAGTAGGTGATCAAGCCCTGTCCGAAGTTGGCAAAGGTTGTAAATATTTGCAAGCTCTTCATCTAGTGGATTGCTCGGTCATTGGTGATGATGCTATATCCAGCATTGCTATTGGCTGCaagaatttgaaaaaacttCACATACGCAGATGTTATGAG GTTGGGAGTGAAGGAATTATAGCTGTTGGTAACAATTGTAAATACCTTACAGATCTCAGCATTCGTTTTTGTGATAG GGTAGGGGATGAAGCTCTGGTTGCTATTGGTAATGGTTGCCCCTTGTTACAGCATTTAAATGTCAGTGGCTGTCACCAAATAGGAGACATCGGAATCACAGCAATTGCAAGAGGCTGTCCTCAATTAACTTATCTAGATGTTAGCGTTCTTCAG AATTTGCAAGATATGGCATTGGCAGAGGTAGGCGAAGGGTGTCCTTTACTAAAGGATATAGTAATATCACATTGCCGTGATATAACAGACGTGGGTCTAGCTCATCTTGTTAAAAGATGCAAATACCTTGAATCCTGCCACATGGTCTATTGTCCCGGTGTGACTACAGCAGGGGTAGCCACCGTCATATCTACTTGTACCAATATTAAGAAGGTTCTGATTGAAAAGTCAAAGGTTAGTGAGAGGACTCGAAGGCGTGCAGGGTCCATAATCTCCTACCTTTGTGTGGATATATGA
- the LOC122585297 gene encoding F-box/LRR-repeat protein 4-like isoform X3, with protein sequence MYRAFSLLESHEGSEPLHLEGFTNERGRNARQSAWLRLRFLAEKYETYCLSDAGLAAVADGFAKLEKLTLIWCSNATSAGLRFVAQKCGSLKSLDLQGCYVGDQGIGAVGECCKQLEALNLRYCEGLTDTGLVELAIGCGKTLKLLGVAACDKITDVSLEAVGSHCRFLETLSLDSEYIRNKGIIAVAKGCPLLKNLNLQCIMVTDEALSAVGSLCVLLESLALYSFQRFSDKSLCAIGNGCKKLKSLLLSDCYFLSDKGLEAVAAGCSELTRLEVNGCHNISTYGLESIGRSCMRLTELALLYCQKVGDQALSEVGKGCKYLQALHLVDCSVIGDDAISSIAIGCKNLKKLHIRRCYEVGSEGIIAVGNNCKYLTDLSIRFCDRVGDEALVAIGNGCPLLQHLNVSGCHQIGDIGITAIARGCPQLTYLDVSVLQNLQDMALAEVGEGCPLLKDIVISHCRDITDVGLAHLVKRCKYLESCHMVYCPGVTTAGVATVISTCTNIKKVLIEKSKVSERTRRRAGSIISYLCVDI encoded by the exons GAAAGAGGGCGCAATGCTAGACAATCTGCTTGGCTCAGGCTTCGCTTTTTGGCGGAGAAATATGAAACATATTGTCTATCGGATGCTGGTTTGGCTGCTGTGGCTGATGGATTTGCCAAACTTGAGAAATTGACCCTTATATGGTGCTCTAATGCAACGAGTGCTGGCCTCAGATTTGTAGCTCAGAAATGTGGATCTTTGAAATCTTTGGATTTGCAG GGTTGTTATGTTGGAGATCAAGGTATTGGTGCTGTTGGCGAGTGTTGCAAACAACTTGAAGCATTGAATTTGCGGTATTGCGAAGGTTTAACTGACACTGGTTTAGTTGAGTTAGCCATAGGATGTGGGAAGACCCTGAAGTTACTGGGTGTGGCGGCTTGTGATAAAATAACTGATGTTTCATTAGAAGCTGTAGGGTCTCATTGCAGATTTCTTGAGACTTTGTCACTGGACTCGGAGTACATACGCAACAAAGGGATAATTGCTGTTGCAAAAGGATGTCCCCTTCTCAAAAATCTGAATCTGCAATGCATTATGGTAACAGACGAGGCTTTAAGTGCTGTTGGAAGCCTTTGTGTGTTGTTGGAGTCGTTGGCACTTTATAGTTTTCAGAGATTTTCAGACAA GAGCCTTTGTGCCATTGggaatggatgtaaaaagttaaaGAGTCTGTTGCTGAGTGATTGCTATTTTCTGAGTGATAAGGGATTAGAGGCAGTGGCAGCTGGTTGTTCTGAACTTACACGTCTTGAAGTAAATGGATGCCATAATATTAGCACATATGGGCTGGAAAGCATCGGAAGGTCTTGCAT GCGTCTTACAGAGCTAGCATTACTATACTGTCAGAAAGTAGGTGATCAAGCCCTGTCCGAAGTTGGCAAAGGTTGTAAATATTTGCAAGCTCTTCATCTAGTGGATTGCTCGGTCATTGGTGATGATGCTATATCCAGCATTGCTATTGGCTGCaagaatttgaaaaaacttCACATACGCAGATGTTATGAG GTTGGGAGTGAAGGAATTATAGCTGTTGGTAACAATTGTAAATACCTTACAGATCTCAGCATTCGTTTTTGTGATAG GGTAGGGGATGAAGCTCTGGTTGCTATTGGTAATGGTTGCCCCTTGTTACAGCATTTAAATGTCAGTGGCTGTCACCAAATAGGAGACATCGGAATCACAGCAATTGCAAGAGGCTGTCCTCAATTAACTTATCTAGATGTTAGCGTTCTTCAG AATTTGCAAGATATGGCATTGGCAGAGGTAGGCGAAGGGTGTCCTTTACTAAAGGATATAGTAATATCACATTGCCGTGATATAACAGACGTGGGTCTAGCTCATCTTGTTAAAAGATGCAAATACCTTGAATCCTGCCACATGGTCTATTGTCCCGGTGTGACTACAGCAGGGGTAGCCACCGTCATATCTACTTGTACCAATATTAAGAAGGTTCTGATTGAAAAGTCAAAGGTTAGTGAGAGGACTCGAAGGCGTGCAGGGTCCATAATCTCCTACCTTTGTGTGGATATATGA